The following coding sequences lie in one Metallumcola ferriviriculae genomic window:
- the rplR gene encoding 50S ribosomal protein L18, producing MFKKYNRKAVRDKKRRRLRNKLFGTSERPRLSVYRSSKHIYAQVIDDTVGSTLVAASTLDADIKGEIIGANAEAAKKTGQLVAKKALEKGIKKVVFDRGGYIYHGRIAALAEGAREGGLEF from the coding sequence TTGTTTAAAAAGTATAACCGTAAGGCGGTTAGAGATAAAAAACGGAGACGATTACGTAACAAACTATTTGGGACATCAGAACGCCCGCGTCTGTCCGTTTATCGCAGTTCTAAACACATCTATGCACAAGTAATTGATGATACTGTTGGCAGCACACTGGTAGCGGCCTCCACTTTAGATGCAGATATAAAAGGTGAAATCATCGGTGCTAATGCAGAAGCTGCAAAGAAAACGGGCCAGCTGGTGGCAAAAAAAGCCCTTGAAAAAGGAATTAAAAAGGTGGTATTTGATCGGGGTGGATACATTTATCACGGTCGAATAGCTGCGCTGGCAGAAGG
- the rplF gene encoding 50S ribosomal protein L6, with protein sequence MSRVGRLPINIPEGTEVNKTGNKVTVKGPKGQLEKEFHPEIDINIEDGVINVTRPTNKKQHRALHGLTRALLNNLVQGVTNGFQKGLELTGVGYRANMQGKKLVLHVGYSQPVEMEPPAGIEIETPVPTKIIVKGIDKELVGAIAANIRKVREPEPYKGKGIRYEGERIRRKVGKAGSAK encoded by the coding sequence ATGTCCAGAGTTGGTAGATTGCCTATAAACATTCCTGAGGGTACGGAAGTTAATAAGACTGGAAACAAAGTTACCGTTAAGGGACCAAAAGGGCAACTGGAAAAAGAATTTCACCCGGAAATTGATATTAACATTGAAGACGGTGTAATTAATGTGACCCGTCCCACTAATAAAAAGCAGCATCGTGCACTGCATGGGCTGACCAGAGCACTGTTAAACAATCTGGTTCAAGGTGTTACAAATGGTTTCCAAAAAGGACTCGAATTGACTGGTGTAGGTTATCGGGCTAATATGCAGGGTAAAAAATTAGTGCTACATGTGGGTTATTCACAGCCGGTAGAGATGGAGCCGCCGGCGGGTATAGAAATTGAGACACCTGTTCCTACCAAGATTATCGTTAAAGGTATTGATAAAGAATTGGTGGGTGCAATTGCCGCAAACATTCGGAAAGTGAGAGAACCGGAACCCTATAAAGGCAAAGGTATCAGGTATGAAGGCGAGCGGATCCGCAGAAAAGTTGGTAAGGCCGGATCTGCCAAGTAA
- the rpsH gene encoding 30S ribosomal protein S8 encodes MVMTDPIADLLTRIRNASMANKSTVEVPASKIKKAIAEIFKAEGYIKDVEYVDDSKQGILRLYLKYGKSNEKVITGLKRISKPGLRVYANKDEIPRVLGGLGVAVISTSKGVMTDKAARQGGTGGEVICYIW; translated from the coding sequence ATGGTAATGACGGATCCGATTGCAGATTTGCTGACCAGAATTCGCAATGCGAGTATGGCCAATAAAAGTACAGTTGAAGTGCCTGCCTCCAAGATTAAAAAAGCGATTGCTGAAATATTCAAGGCAGAAGGCTACATCAAAGATGTTGAATATGTTGATGACAGCAAACAGGGTATTTTAAGGCTGTACCTAAAATATGGTAAGAGTAATGAAAAAGTAATTACCGGCCTGAAAAGAATCAGCAAACCGGGATTGCGTGTTTATGCTAATAAAGATGAAATACCAAGGGTTTTAGGCGGCTTGGGTGTGGCGGTTATTTCCACTTCCAAAGGAGTAATGACCGATAAAGCAGCTCGCCAGGGAGGAACTGGTGGCGAAGTCATCTGTTACATTTGGTAA
- a CDS encoding type Z 30S ribosomal protein S14: MAKKSMIAKAKRTPKYRVRAHNRCRVCGRPHGYMRKFGICRICFRELAYKGEIPGVTKSSW; the protein is encoded by the coding sequence GTGGCAAAGAAATCTATGATCGCCAAAGCAAAGCGCACGCCCAAGTACCGAGTGCGGGCCCACAACCGCTGCAGAGTCTGCGGCCGTCCCCATGGTTACATGCGGAAATTTGGTATCTGCCGAATTTGCTTCCGTGAACTGGCGTATAAAGGTGAAATACCCGGCGTTACCAAGTCTAGCTGGTAA
- the rplE gene encoding 50S ribosomal protein L5, translating into MARLKEKYLKETQPALKEKFGYKNTMEVPKLEKVIINMGVGEATQNPKALDGAVEDLTAITGQKPVITKAKKSVAAFKLREGTPIGCKVTLRGDKMYEFVDRLVNVTLPRVRDFNGVSPKAFDGRGNYTLGMKEQLIFPEIDYDKVDKVRGMDIVFVTSAKSDEESRELLRLMGMPFRQ; encoded by the coding sequence GTGGCAAGACTAAAAGAAAAGTACCTGAAAGAAACGCAACCGGCATTGAAAGAAAAGTTCGGTTACAAGAATACCATGGAAGTGCCAAAACTGGAAAAAGTGATTATTAACATGGGAGTGGGCGAAGCTACTCAAAACCCCAAAGCCCTGGATGGCGCGGTGGAAGATTTAACCGCAATTACTGGGCAAAAGCCGGTAATTACCAAGGCAAAAAAATCAGTGGCGGCGTTTAAATTGCGGGAAGGTACTCCCATCGGTTGCAAAGTTACCCTGAGAGGGGATAAAATGTACGAATTTGTAGACCGGTTGGTGAATGTTACCTTGCCCCGGGTAAGGGACTTTAACGGCGTTTCCCCCAAGGCCTTTGATGGTCGCGGTAACTATACCCTGGGTATGAAAGAACAGTTGATTTTCCCGGAAATTGATTATGATAAGGTAGATAAAGTCAGAGGGATGGACATTGTTTTTGTTACTTCAGCTAAGTCTGATGAAGAATCACGAGAATTGTTGCGTTTAATGGGAATGCCATTTAGACAGTAA
- the rplX gene encoding 50S ribosomal protein L24: protein MASPKVHVKKGDTVVVVSGKDVGKKGKVLQVLPRDMRVVVEGVNVVKRHTKATQQMPQGGIVEKEAPIASSNVMVYCSKCNQPTKIGKKFLDDQSKVRVCKKCGEDLD, encoded by the coding sequence TTGGCAAGCCCTAAAGTTCATGTAAAAAAAGGGGATACCGTCGTTGTAGTTAGCGGAAAAGATGTTGGCAAAAAGGGCAAGGTACTGCAGGTGCTGCCCCGGGATATGCGGGTAGTGGTAGAAGGTGTAAACGTAGTAAAACGCCATACCAAAGCTACTCAACAGATGCCCCAAGGCGGTATAGTGGAAAAAGAGGCCCCAATTGCCAGCTCCAATGTGATGGTATACTGCAGCAAGTGCAATCAGCCCACCAAAATTGGCAAGAAGTTTCTTGATGACCAAAGTAAGGTGCGCGTTTGCAAGAAATGCGGTGAAGATTTAGATTAA
- the rplN gene encoding 50S ribosomal protein L14, giving the protein MIQAQTMLKVGDNTGAKKLMCIRVLGGSGRRYAAVGDIVIASVKEAAPGGVVKKGDVVKAVVVRTKKGNRRPDGTYIRFDENAAVIINDQGQPKGTRIFGPVARELRDRDYMKIVSLAPEVL; this is encoded by the coding sequence ATGATACAAGCCCAGACGATGCTAAAAGTCGGAGACAACACTGGTGCCAAAAAATTAATGTGCATTCGAGTGCTGGGTGGTTCAGGGCGCCGATATGCTGCGGTTGGTGATATAGTAATCGCATCTGTTAAGGAAGCGGCACCTGGTGGTGTGGTTAAAAAAGGTGATGTTGTTAAGGCAGTTGTGGTACGAACCAAAAAAGGTAATAGAAGACCTGATGGAACCTATATACGTTTCGATGAAAACGCAGCGGTAATCATTAACGACCAAGGCCAACCCAAAGGAACGCGTATTTTTGGTCCGGTTGCCAGGGAACTGCGTGACAGGGATTATATGAAGATTGTTTCGTTAGCACCCGAGGTGCTTTAG
- the rpsQ gene encoding 30S ribosomal protein S17: MAERTLRKGRVGHVVSDKMEKTVVVSVETYVRHPLYGRTVKKSNKFKAHDEANQCRIGDKVKIVETRPLSKDKRWRIAEILEKAQKL, from the coding sequence TTGGCTGAGAGAACTTTGCGTAAGGGCCGTGTTGGCCACGTTGTTAGTGATAAAATGGAAAAAACAGTGGTTGTATCTGTTGAAACCTATGTTCGCCATCCGCTTTATGGCAGAACGGTTAAGAAAAGTAATAAGTTTAAAGCTCATGATGAGGCCAACCAATGCAGGATTGGCGATAAGGTAAAAATCGTTGAGACCCGTCCGTTGAGCAAGGATAAGCGCTGGCGGATAGCGGAAATCCTGGAAAAAGCCCAAAAGCTATAG
- the rpmC gene encoding 50S ribosomal protein L29, with protein sequence MKANQLRDLTTEELVRKVDDFKEELFNLRFQLATGQLDNPLRIKNVRRDIARAKTVLRERELKQEA encoded by the coding sequence ATGAAAGCTAATCAGCTACGGGATTTAACCACAGAAGAATTGGTGCGGAAAGTTGATGATTTCAAAGAAGAATTGTTTAACTTACGTTTCCAATTAGCTACCGGCCAGTTGGATAATCCTTTGCGTATTAAAAATGTCCGCAGGGATATTGCCAGAGCTAAGACTGTTTTAAGAGAACGGGAATTAAAACAGGAAGCGTAA
- the rplP gene encoding 50S ribosomal protein L16, with protein MLMPKRVKWRRQHRPSLSGKAIKGSNVDFGEYGLQALEPAWITSRQIEAARIAMTRYIKRGGKVWIRIFPDRPITAKPAETRMGSGKGSPEYWVAPVKPGRIMFEMAGVTEEIAKEAMRLASHKLPIKTKFIKRNEVGGEADES; from the coding sequence ATGTTGATGCCGAAAAGGGTAAAATGGCGTAGACAACACCGGCCAAGTCTTTCTGGTAAAGCTATAAAGGGCAGTAATGTTGATTTCGGTGAATACGGTCTGCAGGCATTAGAACCGGCCTGGATCACTAGCCGTCAAATCGAAGCAGCACGTATCGCTATGACCCGTTATATCAAACGGGGCGGGAAAGTTTGGATTAGAATTTTCCCTGATCGTCCTATTACGGCAAAACCAGCGGAAACCCGTATGGGTAGTGGTAAAGGCTCTCCGGAATACTGGGTAGCTCCTGTGAAACCGGGTAGGATTATGTTTGAAATGGCCGGAGTGACTGAAGAAATAGCCAAAGAAGCAATGCGCTTGGCTAGTCATAAGTTGCCGATTAAAACCAAGTTTATAAAACGTAACGAAGTGGGTGGTGAGGCCGATGAAAGCTAA